The Mercurialis annua linkage group LG2, ddMerAnnu1.2, whole genome shotgun sequence genome contains a region encoding:
- the LOC126667305 gene encoding desmethyl-deoxy-podophyllotoxin synthase-like, whose translation MENQFISFPMLLSSIIFIFMILKNFKKSKSKIQHPPGPTKLPIIGNLHQLLGSLPHHRLRDLSDKYGSIMKLNFGEVPKIVISSPETAKQVLKTHDISFAQRPFQFAASILMYNFSDILFAPYSDYWRQMKKICVLELLSAKRVQSFRSIREEEVSNLINTISSFSGESFNFSRKLYSLTYGVAGRASFGKKCKDQEDFIRLAEEITQVAGGFNLVDLYPSVKILRSISGMESKLLRLRERGDKILGNIIDDHRVGSETEQEREEKDLVDVLLRLQKQGGLQFPLTTDNIKAVIMDIFIGGSETSSTTVEWTMSEMLRNPKVMKKAQDEVRKVIGGKGNVDETDLHELHYLKLAIKETLRLHPPSPLRTRECREKCEINGYDIPAKSKIIINAWAMGRDPNYWTDAETFYPERFLDSSIDYKGNNFEFIPFGAGRRICPGISFGMANVELPLAQFLYHFDWKLTDGLKPETLDMTEAFGATVRRKNDLHLIAIPHHSYTAV comes from the exons ATGGAGAACCAATTCATTTCTTTTCCGATGCTTTTAAGTTCCATAATTTTCATCTTTATGATcctcaaaaatttcaaaaaatcaaaGTCCAAAATTCAACATCCTCCAGGACCAACAAAGCTTCCTATAATAGGAAACTTGCACCAACTTCTCGGCTCTCTACCGCACCATCGCTTAAGAGATTTATCCGATAAATATGGCAGCATCATGAAGCTTAATTTCGGGGAAGTTCCGAAAATCGTAATTTCATCTCCCGAAACTGCGAAACAAGTGCTGAAAACTCATGATATCTCCTTTGCTCAACGACCTTTTCAGTTCGCGGCTAGTATACTAATGTATAACTTTAGTGATATTCTATTCGCTCCGTATTCAGATTACTGGAGACAGATGAAAAAGATTTGCGTGCTCGAATTACTGAGCGCGAAACGCGTACAGTCTTTCAGATCAATTAGGGAAGAAGAAGTATCGAATTTAATAAACACGATTTCTTCATTTTCTGGGGAGTCATTTAACTTCAGCAGGAAGTTATATTCTTTAACCTACGGCGTTGCTGGTCGAGCTTCGTTCGGAAAAAAATGCAAAGATCAAGAGGATTTTATACGACTCGCTGAAGAAATAACACAAGTTGCCGGAGGGTTTAATCTTGTTGATCTATATCCTTCTGTTAAAATTCTCCGTTCGATTAGCGGAATGGAGTCTAAGCTTTTGAGGCTGAGGGAGAGAGGAGACAAGATACTAGGAAACATCATTGATGATCACAGAGTTGGGAGCGAGACTGAGCAGGAACGTGAAGAAAAAGATCTTGTTGATGTTCTTTTGAGGCTTCAGAAACAAGGAGGTCTTCAGTTTCCGTTGACAACAGATAATATCAAAGCAGTAATCATG GACATATTCATTGGTGGTAGTGAGACATCATCAACAACAGTAGAATGGACAATGTCCGAAATGCTGAGAAATCCGAAAGTGATGAAGAAAGCACAAGATGAGGTAAGAAAGGTGATCGGCGGAAAAGGAAATGTGGACGAAACAGATCTTCATGAACTGCACTATTTAAAATTAGCCATCAAAGAAACTCTGCGACTACACCCTCCGTCCCCTTTACGTACTAGAGAATGTAGAGAAAAATGTGAAATTAACGGATATGACATTCCGGCTAAATCTAAAATCATCATTAATGCATGGGCTATGGGACGGGATCCGAATTACTGGACCGACGCCGAGACATTTTATCCAGAGAGATTTCTTGATAGCTCGATTGATTACAAAGGAAATAACTTTGAGTTTATACCATTCGGTGCTGGAAGAAGGATTTGCCCTGGAATTTCATTTGGCATGGCTAATGTTGAGCTTCCACTTGCACAATTTCTTTACCATTTTGATTGGAAACTTACTGATGGATTGAAACCAGAAACTTTGGATATGACTGAGGCTTTTGGGGCTACTGTTAGAAGGAAAAATGATCTTCATTTGATTGCAATTCCTCACCATTCTTACACTGCAGTTTAA